The sequence TCCACGACCGTGTTCTTTGCTGCCGACGAATGAACCTTATCCAGCAAGTCGTTGATCTGTGAATCCTGGATGACTGCTTCTGCTGTACCGCTAGAGTCAACAGTTGCCGTTACCGATAGGCTTTGTTTCTGCCCGTTAGCAGGCAATGGTTCGGTTGTTGGTTTCGCACTGGCAGCAGGTGTTGCGGATGCGGAAGGACCTGGATTACTACTGCCCGTAGTGGGTTGAGTTATTGTATTGGAGGCAGTGGTCAAGGACATTAGTAACGGACTGCTAGAGTTCCCTGCAACATCATACGCTACCACTGAGAAAGGGTAGGATGTGTCTTTGGTGAGTCCGGTCACGTTGTAAGAATAAGTCGTGCCTGTTACCGTATTTAGTAACGTGCTGCCTTGATATACCTTATAGCTGACCACCCCTATGTTGTCTGTAGCCACCGGCCAGTTCAAGGTAAGACTATTTTGGACAATATTCGAACCTGTCAGGCTGGCCTTTGTTGGCCAGATTGGCGTAGTCATATCTACTACTAACTGGATACTATCGGACGTATAGATAACCTTTACTTTGTATGAGTCAGGCAAACCCACAGTCTCAACGGATGAAAATTGTCCATTCCGTTGATCCTTGCCGTTGGTGATGAGTGTGGTGATGCCTTCAGGTACATAATGATCCGAGAAATTCAGAAGTAATGTCCCGTTGGCGTTTACTGCACCCTTAATATCGAGCAGATCCTTGTTACTGCTAAGGTTGAGCTCAAGTGTACCGTTGGCAGATTGTGTGTAATCTCCGCCAAGGGTCATCTTTCCAGAAACATTTTCAATTAGAGTACCTCCATTGTTCGCCACATTGCCACTTCCGAAAGCTGTTTCCGAATTACCCTCAAGTATGCCTTTGTTTAGCTGTGTACCTCCGGAATACGAATTGTTGCCCTGGAGCTGTAGAGTGCCTGTCCCCTCTTTGGTCAGCTTTCCAGTGCCGGAGATGTCATTCCGCCAGCGATCCAAGGCATTGAAACCACCTAGGTAAGCATCCATGGTCACCGTAACGTCATTGGTGAAAGCACCATAACCATCCGCGGCGGCATAGAGATTAAGCCGTCCCCATCCCTCAGGATCATCAAGCACAGGATAACCTGATTCAAGGCCCGTAGTGGCTAGAACCCCGCGACGTTGCGTACTATCCAGGTAAGGCAGGCGTGTTTCCAGCAGGACTTCCGCGCCTTTAGGAACCACCACGGGTGCAGTCGTTGGATTAATCGGACTGAATCCATAGGTCAACCGCTCTGTGTAGTCTGTTTTGTTCTTTGAATAATTGCTGAATCGATCTACCGCTGTACCGGTTTGCGTTAACAGTTCACTGTGAGCAGTATCATAAGCAGCTTGCTTCACAAGGCTGTTGTCTGGATCAGACAAGATTGCCGCCGACAACGCAGTTGCCATGACACGTCCGCCCATGACATCCAGCGGTGAATGCATACCGGCAACAATACGGTTGTTGCCGATTTCCGAAGCTCGCGTAAGCAGCTCCTGGTAACGCTCGGGTATGGCATAGGCCATCGCAATAGCGCTGAGATAGGCAGCATTGGTATGACCGCTGGGAAATCCTCCATCTGAGGTCGGGTTAGTGCTGATTGCAGGAACAAGAGTAGGAACAATGATTGAAGGATCTGTCCAACGATACGGGCGTTTATAGCTGTAATAATTTTTGGCTGGGGTCGTTGAAGAATAATTGCCGCGTAAAACCTTTACTAAGCTCACAATTTTACCAAGAGTGGAATTCGTGTCGCCTGCATCGGTTCCTCCGTCATCATATTTTTTAGTGGTGGCATCAGCTGGGATTTCGTTGATCGTTGTTGTCGCTCCTGCGTTCGTTCGATAGACATCAGTAAGTGAACCTAGGCCATCGATGACGCTGTAACTTTGTTTTCTCCGATCATCGAAATAGGCCGCATCTGCCTCACTGGATGTTCGACTGGCCGCGATATCAACCACTTTTTGAATGTTGGCATTCAGCACGCCGCTGTTTAATTTGGTGCCTGTATCCCAGGTAGCGCCGGGAGTCCAAAGCTGATTAAATCCGGAAAGGATCCCAATGGTCGGATTGGAGTAGACTGCCATATTAACGGTGGAGTTATTCTTGTAATTATCTACAAAGTACCCCCAAGAGGGCGGTGCGGTGGGAGTCACGGTTGAGGGCACGGATGTCGCACTTGCATAACTCCCACTTACGGAACTTAGAAGTAATGACAGACCTAAAGTAAGTGATAAATGCTTTTTTCTTAATTTCATATTCAAATCGTATCCACTCCTGTAGTTTTTGTATTTGGTGCGGCTTTAACTTAGCATTTGGGTGTAAGGAGCTTCAATATAACAATTTCCCTATTCTATAGAATTAGTATCTTCTTCAGTGCTGTGGCCTTCCGATTGAATTGATTTGTAAATTAGGATTACGCTCCGTGTTAAATTTCAGTTAAGCCTCAAAGCAGGCTATATATGTGTAGTATAATTCGAGCGGGGAGGCGATTATGAAACATTCAAAGTCTGTTTTGGCCAATCTGGCTATCTCTTATTTGACCATCGTTATTGTGATTGTTCTGTTTCTCTGCTCCGTCTTCTACCTGTATTTCCCTAGAAATTACAAAGAAGAAATAAGAAATAAGAATCAAATTATACTAGAGAATGCCGCCAACTATATCGAATCGGCTGTTTTTCAGAGAGTGCAACAAATCTATCTCGATCTTTCTCTGGAGAACTCCGTCAACATCGATTTATATACGAAAGAGACCCTTCAGGGAAATCATAGCAGGATCATAGATATTCAGGATTTGCTGAAGAAGGAAGTCACCAATAACTCGGATATTGTCTATGCTGTCCATTTATTTTATCCATTGCAGAAAGTTCTGATTTCGTCTGTCTATGGGTTGAAATACTATGATGAGGCAAGCAAGGACACCTTCGCGACCATGGACTGGATCGATAAGATGCAGGGGAATGATACAGGTTTTGTGTGGAACGAAGTACGTATGGTGCCTCAGGATATAAATACCAATGTGTCCAGCAATAATAGCATGAACCCGCTGATCTCCTATGCCCATAGCTTTCCGTTTAACTCCACCGGTGAACAAAGCAAGCTTATTATTGCCATTGATATAAAGGAAGCCGCCGTCAGTGAAATTATCCGGAACGTGATGCCTTCCGACTATGCCAACACTTTTATTATAGGGGAAAGCGGGCAGATTATTTCAGCAGCGGATGATAGGATACTTGGCAGCAGAACGGATAACAACGCCTATATAACTAAAATTCTCTCATCCAATACGGCAGCCGATAGCTTCACGGACACGATTAACCAAATCCCTTCTGTAGTTTCCTATCATAATTTCACAACCAATAAATGGAAAATATATAATGTAACCTCTACAGATGACTACTATAGCAAATCTATACTCTTGCAGAAGGTAGTGCTGCTAATCTGTCTGCTGACGATCATTATGGGCATTATCCTGTCGGGTATGTTCACGATCGCCATTTATAATCCATTACAACGTTTGATGAGCAGAATCAAAGGTTTATTCGACACCGTACCCGATGCCGAGCGGAATGAATATACCTTAATTGGTACAGCCTTCAATACACTGACCCATAAGGTGAGTAGTCTGGAGGAAACCCTGCAGGCCAACAATCCGGTAATCAAGCACAATGTTGTGCTTAACATGCTCAGGAACAGCTACAGTTCTGAAGAATTGGCAGAACAACTGTACTCCCTTCATATATCGATGGAGTATGCAAATTTCTGCTGTATGGTGATCGATCCGGTTAGTAAAGGCATTGAACCACTCAGTCCCAAATCCAGCCAGTATGTCATCTATCGTCTGATCAATCAATTGGAGGCCATCGATTTTCATGAAAGTCAACTCATTGCTGAAGAGCTGCCGGATAGAAAAATAGCTGTAATCGTATGTACGAATCATCTAGAGGAAGGGCTGCTTGAGCAGCTTTCCAGGTTTATCTATTCAGAAGTGAACCCGGGTGTTGACCAATATTGCCAATTAGCCGTGGGTCAGTGGGTGCAACAATTTGTGGATGTGCACAGAAGCTTTGCTGAAGCTCAGCAGCTTATTAAATATGCTTACTTCCTGCCGGAGATCGCAATGATACAAGATCTAACCCTGTTGAACCGGGAACACAGTAATAATGAAATTCCACAAGCTTTTCTCCTGAAATTTAAAGAAAAGCTGCAGGCCAGAAATATAGATGAAGTTACTGCTGCAATAGACCATCTAATTGTTCATCTGCGGGAAGGCATGTATTCGGCAGATTACTGCCATATTATCTTATTGAATATGGTATCTATGTACTCGGAGGGTTTAAAAAGTGTGCAGTATAAGCCATCTGGTTCCCTCAAACTGGATGTATACAAGCAGCATGCCTTCATCCAGAACATCGTTGGTTTTCGGGAGTGGCTGGTGAATTCCATTGCAGCATTTTACATCTATATGGAGCAGCGGAGTGAAGAGAGAAATGTTGAAAGTATTGAGACGGTTAAGGAATATATCAGCAAACATCTCTCCGAGGAGCTTTCTCTGGACATTGTTGCCGGTAATGTCTTCATAAGCCCCAAATATCTCAGCAAGATATTCAAGGAAGAAACAGGAATAAACTATATCGATTATGTAACGGACAAAAGGATGGAAAAAGCGCTGGAACTTATGGCAAGCACCGATATGACGGTAGAACAAATTGCCAATACTGTTGGATACGGCTCATCTGCCTATTTCATCAAAAAGTTTAAGGGAATCAATGGATGTACACCAAAAGATTATACGCGGAACTTAATTAAGCAGGCCTAGTTGTTCTGATCAATCTTTATGAAAATATCGAGGGGGAGGTTGATATTATGAAAATGAGAATTGTACTTTCACTCTTCCTAGCGTTAGTATTCCTCCTCATCATAGGTATTAGCCCCTGGGCATGGGGGACTCGACAAGAGAATCCTGCTCCTGCTGCAGATATACAGTATCACATCTCTTGGACCATGCATCAGAACGAGCCTGTTCCCGAGAATGCAGAAATGCTTCAATACATAGAGAATAAATTTAAAGTGGATATGGATATATGGAATCTCCAAAATAATCAATATGAGGCGCTCTTGAATCTCCGGCTTGCTCAAGGCGAGATTCCGGACCTCTTTAGGATAAGGCAGCCACAAGATCTCTTGAAGTACCAGGCACAGGGTGTCCTTGCCGAGATTCCAAAGGCTATTTTAACAAAATATGCACCGAACATTATCGACACTATAAATACAAACGCTCCCGGGTATTTGGAATATGGGAAAATCGACGGAAAATATTACGGAATCCCTGTGGTTAGCCCGACTAATATCTATAGAACACCTGTAGTATACAGGAAGGACTGGCTTGATAAACTGGGTCTAGAAGCCCCGAAGACTTTAGCTGAGTTTGAGCGTGTAATGTATGATTTCACCAATAAAGATCCGGATGGAAACGGACAGAAGGATACCTACGGCCTTTCAAGTGAAGGTCTGAATGTGGTTTTCGGAGCCTTTGGACAGATTGTCTTTGCCGAACAGCTGTACTTTGGAGTGAAGGATCACAATCTGGTCATCGGTGCGCTGGAGCCTGAGATGAAGGAAGCGCTCAAGGTTCTGCAACGGTGGTATAAGGATGGCGTTATCGACCCGGAGTTCATAACTGGAGAAAATAAAGGAGGCTACAAGCATCTGTCCCATGCTTTTATCAACGGGAGAATAGGAATGACCTCTATGGGCAACTACTACCACTGGATTCAGGCTGGCGATTACCAGGTTATCAATGAAAAAGGTGAAGAGGTCCCCGTAGAAGCCGCGTTTAATGCGTACGAGCTTTCGACCAAAAATAAAAATGCGAAAATTATATTTGGACAACCTGTTACCGGACCCCAAGGAAAAAGCGGATCTAAAGCGTATAATATGCTGACGAACTTTATAGCAATCGGTGCCGATGCGGCAAAAGAGCCGGGAAAGATAGCAAAAATTCTGCAAATTCTTGACTACGTCAGCGCAAATCCGGATCCCGATGAATACACATCAATGATCTACGGGGTCGAAGGGAAGCATTGGAAATGGGCGGGGAAGTCTACCGACGAAGCAGTTATACTTACCCCATATAATACAATGTTTAACTACACTAATCTTATCGGCTCCAATATTGGGATGACCGTTCCCCGCAAGTCTTTAGCCCGCCGGGAACAATGGGCTTCAACGCTGAATCTGGATACTAATGGCATCTACAATAGCATGGAGGTTTCGACACCTTCTTTAATGAAGAACAGCTCAGCACTTATAACAATGAAGAACAAGGCTTATATTTCTATAATAACAGGGGACTTGCCTGTAGATTACTTTGATACTTTCGTAAAGGAGTTTATGGCAGCAGGTGGAGAGCAGGTATTAAAAGAGGCAAATGACTGGTACCAGCATATCTCCTTGGAGAATCGGTAGGAAATTGGCCAAAGCGTTGTTCGCTTGGCTTAGGTTGGAAATGGTATAATTTCTATTAGGTATTAGAGTTAGCGTATTAAGGAGGCAGAAATGATGAGTGATGATCTTATGGAACAACTGGATTTGTGGCATGAAGAAGATGAATTTCAAGAAATCGTAGATGCAATAATGGAGATTCCTCCGGAGGACAGAGATTATGTACTGATTAGTCATTTGGGTAGAGCGCTCAATAATCTCGGGAATTACGAAGAGGCACTTCAACAGTTTATGACAATTGCAGAAGAAGGCAAGGAGGATCCGCTTTGGCATTACCGAGTTGGGGTTTCCTATTATTATCTGGAGCAATATGATGAAGCCTTAAGAGAATTTAAAATCGCAGATGAAATGGACCCCGAAGATGAGGATACCTTGGAGTTTCTGGAATGGATTCGGCGTAAAACCGCTAAGAGAACTACAAAGAAACCTGCTAAAGAATCTTTGGGAGCGTTCGATTTCTCCAACTTTTGGGATGACAGCGAGAATGCGTTACAGGAATATGTTTCTGAGCCGCCTACAGCTGCGCTGATCGAGTCCGTGGAAGAAGAACTGGTCTTCAAATTGCCGGCTTTCTATGTGGCTATGATGAAGTTACATAATGGGGGTATTCCTCAAAACACAGCTTACCCTACAGGTGGAGAAGATTATATTACGATTTCAGGTATCCGGGGAATAGGTCGAGACAAGAAAAATTCGCTGTGCGGAGCTTCGGGCAGCCGGGTTGTGATTGAAACGGGGGGTTATCCTGAAATTGGTGTGGTTATTTGTGATTGTTCTTCTGCAGGTCATGGTGTAGTGATGCTGGATTACCGATCATCTGGAAATGACGGCGAACCTGAGGTTGTTTATGTAGATCAAGGGAAGAATCACAAGATTACAAAGTTGGCAAAAAACTATGAGACCTTTATTCGCGGACTGGTGAATAAGGCTTAATAAACGAGCTCGAATCCTTAAGTACTAAGGGTCCGAGCTTTTTCATTCCTTCACCTTCGGCTGACATATTTTTTGAAGTTTTTCACCTTGAGAACGCTGACATTCTTGGTTAGGAGTTTCTTGTCGCTAACGATCCACGTATGATCTTTAGAGTTCTTTCTACGGATCGCCGCAAAATTGTATTGATTACCAGAATGAATTCTGAAACCATGCGCTAAGCAATCAGAGCAAAATTTGACGTACTCCCCCCTATTTTGATCTGGAAAAGAGATGTGACGGAACACATGACTTTTGACAAGAAGGGTTGCTCCCTGAACCAGGGAAACCGGCTTATTTTCCATACTCTTGTAACGGAGTAACAGTAATTCCTTGTCTTCTAGATACATATAATGGGCCCGTTTTCCAACAATATCAGCGTTAGTAGTAAGCAGGCATTGCATACTGTCAGTTAAATAGGTAGTAGAATAGTCGGAAAAGGATGAAATTGTAGCCATCTTTGAGACCTTCTCAGCGTCTACGGAGGAGAATTCCGCTGCAACCCAGCAGGTTTCCGCCGCTACAGAGGAGCAATTAGCCAGTATTAATCAGATCGTGTCCAATACGCATGAACTAAAGAATCTGGCCGAGAAGTTCCGAGAAGCCGTTAACGCTTTTCAAATCTAAGAAGATTCTAACCCAATAATTATGTCTTATATTTCTCGAAGAAGCGGGTGCCGTCCATAGAAAGGACAGCACCCGCTTCTTTTTGCATGCCGCAATAGGACAGAGCATGCAGAACAACACTCCACTCAACGCGGATTCACTTTCACCTGTGAGCCTTTGCCGCCCGACTGAATGCCAGTATCCTTTATTCCGGCTTCCTTCAGATCAGCGAGCAGCCGCTCCAACACCCCTTTGGCAGCTAGCGCTTCTTTGGTGTTGGATGCTTTCACGACTAGCTGTACCGGTTTGCCAGAGCGAAGATGCTTGTCCGCCTGGCGGAGCTTCGTATCGTAATCATGCTCCTCGATATGAGCGGTGAAGCGCAGCTCCTTGAGCTTCTCCTTGCCGCCTCCTTTAGCTTGTCCAGCACCTGTCTTGTGCATCGCCGCTTCCTTCTGTGCTGTCGCTTTTCCTTTGCCCTTGGCAACCAGGCTGCAAGGTGGAGGACTGCTCATCAGCGAGGTGCAGACCAAGTCCACGCCGACAGCTCGGGCCATAGCCAGAGCTTCTGCTCTGGAAACGATGCCGAGCTTCTCACCTTTAAGTCCGGTTAACACCACCTCGGACGCTTTAATTTGCTCATTGATTAATACTGCCACGTATACGTTGCCTCCCCTTAAAGAACATGCTGAATTTATCATATACGTAACCTGAGTGCGGTTCAATGATCACTTCAAATGTCCGGACAGCACTTTGAAGTGCACAACCTGGAATCATTTGAATCCTATCCATTCTGTATTATTACGTGTAATATTTAATATATTATTGACCATCTTTGATACAGGAGTGGAATAAGAATGAGGCGTATCACGATTCTGGTAGCAGATGATGAGGCAGAGATCGCGGATCTGGTAGCCTTGCATTTACAAAAAGAGGGGTATCACATTGTCAAAGCAGCCGATGGGAAAGCCGCTATTCAGGC comes from Paenibacillus sp. 19GGS1-52 and encodes:
- a CDS encoding S-layer homology domain-containing protein produces the protein MKLRKKHLSLTLGLSLLLSSVSGSYASATSVPSTVTPTAPPSWGYFVDNYKNNSTVNMAVYSNPTIGILSGFNQLWTPGATWDTGTKLNSGVLNANIQKVVDIAASRTSSEADAAYFDDRRKQSYSVIDGLGSLTDVYRTNAGATTTINEIPADATTKKYDDGGTDAGDTNSTLGKIVSLVKVLRGNYSSTTPAKNYYSYKRPYRWTDPSIIVPTLVPAISTNPTSDGGFPSGHTNAAYLSAIAMAYAIPERYQELLTRASEIGNNRIVAGMHSPLDVMGGRVMATALSAAILSDPDNSLVKQAAYDTAHSELLTQTGTAVDRFSNYSKNKTDYTERLTYGFSPINPTTAPVVVPKGAEVLLETRLPYLDSTQRRGVLATTGLESGYPVLDDPEGWGRLNLYAAADGYGAFTNDVTVTMDAYLGGFNALDRWRNDISGTGKLTKEGTGTLQLQGNNSYSGGTQLNKGILEGNSETAFGSGNVANNGGTLIENVSGKMTLGGDYTQSANGTLELNLSSNKDLLDIKGAVNANGTLLLNFSDHYVPEGITTLITNGKDQRNGQFSSVETVGLPDSYKVKVIYTSDSIQLVVDMTTPIWPTKASLTGSNIVQNSLTLNWPVATDNIGVVSYKVYQGSTLLNTVTGTTYSYNVTGLTKDTSYPFSVVAYDVAGNSSSPLLMSLTTASNTITQPTTGSSNPGPSASATPAASAKPTTEPLPANGQKQSLSVTATVDSSGTAEAVIQDSQINDLLDKVHSSAAKNTVVELKVESVEKAKAVGITLSKAALSKLFESKAATVELVTQFGSMNFTQTVFGSLKQAVGDNLRIGMALADAATLSSEANTLVGTRPVLEYTIESGNSNLTSFGGGSLKIGIPYTLAQGEDKNAIAAYYIDKSGKPNAITKSGYNQDTGMVSLVTNHLSQYAVGYKRVSFSDTASHWGSSYITYLAAHSLISGKGDNKFSPDTGVTRAEFAKMLAGIANADVSEYTTSAFADIKTTDWYMPYVSWAAANNIVYGAGNNHFNPNASISREEICVMIVRVADLAGYTLPEDVSAVGFNDSNHISTWAADAVITLQQAGIISGKGASQFDPQGGQQGLKQLKFYRCYYKS
- a CDS encoding helix-turn-helix domain-containing protein, with the translated sequence MKHSKSVLANLAISYLTIVIVIVLFLCSVFYLYFPRNYKEEIRNKNQIILENAANYIESAVFQRVQQIYLDLSLENSVNIDLYTKETLQGNHSRIIDIQDLLKKEVTNNSDIVYAVHLFYPLQKVLISSVYGLKYYDEASKDTFATMDWIDKMQGNDTGFVWNEVRMVPQDINTNVSSNNSMNPLISYAHSFPFNSTGEQSKLIIAIDIKEAAVSEIIRNVMPSDYANTFIIGESGQIISAADDRILGSRTDNNAYITKILSSNTAADSFTDTINQIPSVVSYHNFTTNKWKIYNVTSTDDYYSKSILLQKVVLLICLLTIIMGIILSGMFTIAIYNPLQRLMSRIKGLFDTVPDAERNEYTLIGTAFNTLTHKVSSLEETLQANNPVIKHNVVLNMLRNSYSSEELAEQLYSLHISMEYANFCCMVIDPVSKGIEPLSPKSSQYVIYRLINQLEAIDFHESQLIAEELPDRKIAVIVCTNHLEEGLLEQLSRFIYSEVNPGVDQYCQLAVGQWVQQFVDVHRSFAEAQQLIKYAYFLPEIAMIQDLTLLNREHSNNEIPQAFLLKFKEKLQARNIDEVTAAIDHLIVHLREGMYSADYCHIILLNMVSMYSEGLKSVQYKPSGSLKLDVYKQHAFIQNIVGFREWLVNSIAAFYIYMEQRSEERNVESIETVKEYISKHLSEELSLDIVAGNVFISPKYLSKIFKEETGINYIDYVTDKRMEKALELMASTDMTVEQIANTVGYGSSAYFIKKFKGINGCTPKDYTRNLIKQA
- a CDS encoding extracellular solute-binding protein, which translates into the protein MKMRIVLSLFLALVFLLIIGISPWAWGTRQENPAPAADIQYHISWTMHQNEPVPENAEMLQYIENKFKVDMDIWNLQNNQYEALLNLRLAQGEIPDLFRIRQPQDLLKYQAQGVLAEIPKAILTKYAPNIIDTINTNAPGYLEYGKIDGKYYGIPVVSPTNIYRTPVVYRKDWLDKLGLEAPKTLAEFERVMYDFTNKDPDGNGQKDTYGLSSEGLNVVFGAFGQIVFAEQLYFGVKDHNLVIGALEPEMKEALKVLQRWYKDGVIDPEFITGENKGGYKHLSHAFINGRIGMTSMGNYYHWIQAGDYQVINEKGEEVPVEAAFNAYELSTKNKNAKIIFGQPVTGPQGKSGSKAYNMLTNFIAIGADAAKEPGKIAKILQILDYVSANPDPDEYTSMIYGVEGKHWKWAGKSTDEAVILTPYNTMFNYTNLIGSNIGMTVPRKSLARREQWASTLNLDTNGIYNSMEVSTPSLMKNSSALITMKNKAYISIITGDLPVDYFDTFVKEFMAAGGEQVLKEANDWYQHISLENR
- a CDS encoding SMI1/KNR4 family protein, translating into MSDDLMEQLDLWHEEDEFQEIVDAIMEIPPEDRDYVLISHLGRALNNLGNYEEALQQFMTIAEEGKEDPLWHYRVGVSYYYLEQYDEALREFKIADEMDPEDEDTLEFLEWIRRKTAKRTTKKPAKESLGAFDFSNFWDDSENALQEYVSEPPTAALIESVEEELVFKLPAFYVAMMKLHNGGIPQNTAYPTGGEDYITISGIRGIGRDKKNSLCGASGSRVVIETGGYPEIGVVICDCSSAGHGVVMLDYRSSGNDGEPEVVYVDQGKNHKITKLAKNYETFIRGLVNKA
- the infC gene encoding translation initiation factor IF-3, whose protein sequence is MAVLINEQIKASEVVLTGLKGEKLGIVSRAEALAMARAVGVDLVCTSLMSSPPPCSLVAKGKGKATAQKEAAMHKTGAGQAKGGGKEKLKELRFTAHIEEHDYDTKLRQADKHLRSGKPVQLVVKASNTKEALAAKGVLERLLADLKEAGIKDTGIQSGGKGSQVKVNPR